A genome region from Anastrepha ludens isolate Willacy chromosome 3, idAnaLude1.1, whole genome shotgun sequence includes the following:
- the LOC128857859 gene encoding vitellogenin-1-like: MRIFQFLLSVAAISACYADEIPIDGSHGIDISFHDLLQSAGDIATGLVESLGNQLTPSYFFKFVGNLVLGFPVQFGAQIVNSICATVLTEDAVQPNPADVPDVEDISIQFRTACDIKEYALTQLATIVDDPDFDSSKRVVIASSGWLTNANKSDDVLEGLGKAYNCRGDTNFLGIDVGRYIETLYTWSSLNTRRIGELLAIALVDLTEYVPLENIHLMGHSLGAQIMSEAARYYKRLTGKGIPRVTGFDPAGPCFNYGQKLTTLAASDADYVDIIHSNPGIAGQISPTGDADFFVGGRFPIQNGCFEAVCSHQRSWQYYVESVYPGNEYDFPAKRCDSLLHLEQGRCVGASYPMGYAIPKNLQGVFILQVNPQEPYGKNASSSFTSTQSKCGACKN; encoded by the exons atGAGAATCTTTCAGTTTCTATTGAGTGTCGCTGCAATATCTGCCTGCTATGCGGACGAAATACCTATTGATGGCTCCCACGGTATAGACATATCATTTCACGATCTCCTCCAATCGGCTGGTGATATCGCAACTGGACTTGTTGAATCATTAGGCAACCAGTTAACGCCaagttattttttcaaatttgttggtAATCTGGTGCTTGGATTTCCTGTTCAATTCGGCGCTCAAATAGTAAACTCTATAT GTGCGACAGTTTTAACGGAAGATGCTGTTCAACCCAATCCCGCCGACGTACCAGACGTTGAGGACATCTCAATTCAATTTCGCACAGCTTGTGACATAAAGGAGTACGCGTTGACGCAACTAGCAACAATAGTGGATGACCCGGACTTCGATTCAAGCAAACGAGTGGTTATTGCCTCTTCTGGCTGGCTCACCAATGCCAACAAGTCTGATGATGTGCTTGAAGGCCTGGGAAAGGCTTACAACTGTCGCGGTGATACGAATTTCCTG GGCATCGATGTTGGTCGTTACATAGAAACCCTTTACACTTGGTCATCACTAAATACCAGACGAATAGGAGAACTGCTCGCAATTGCTTTGGTTGATTTAACCGAATATGTGCCGCTTGAAAACATCCATTTAATGGGTCACAGCTTGGGCGCACAAATCATGTCCGAAGCAGCCAGATATTATAAGCGCTTAACTGGCAAAGGTATACCTCGCGTTACTGGATTTGATCCCGCCGGACCGTGTTTCAATTATGGTCAAAAACTCACCACACTTGCGGCAAGTGATGCCGATTATGTCGACATCATTCACAGCAATCCAGGTATAGCTGGCCAAATATCTCCTACAGGTGATGCGGATTTCTTTGTCGGCGGCCgctttcccatacaaaatgGTTGCTTCGAAGCGGTTTGTTCGCATCAACGCTCTTGGCAGTACTATGTCGAGTCCGTGTATCCGGGTAATGAATACGATTTTCCTGCTAAACGTTGCGATTCGCTGCTACATTTGGAGCAAGGACGTTGTGTGGGCGCCTCGTACCCAATGGGCTATGCAATACCAAAAAATTTGCAGGGCGTATTTATTTTGCAGGTAAATCCACAAGAACCATATGGCAAGAATGCTTCTTCCAGTTTTACAAGTACCCAATCGAAGTGTGGTGCTTGTaagaattaa